The following are from one region of the Candidatus Obscuribacterales bacterium genome:
- a CDS encoding GatB/YqeY domain-containing protein has product MSLKEQISSDLKQAMKDRDQLRIDTLRSILSAFTYKRVETGKEELTADEELAVVAKQVKQRTDAITEFSKAQRADLLEKEQKEKDILVKYLPAQKSDAEIREIVRGIISAIPEGERNQGNAMKLVMPQLKGLADGNLVRQIVTEELS; this is encoded by the coding sequence ATGAGTCTTAAAGAACAAATTTCCAGCGATCTAAAACAAGCAATGAAGGATCGCGACCAGTTGCGTATAGACACATTGCGCTCGATTCTTTCAGCCTTTACCTATAAAAGAGTGGAAACGGGCAAAGAAGAGTTAACAGCAGATGAAGAATTGGCTGTCGTCGCCAAGCAAGTAAAGCAGCGTACTGATGCCATTACCGAATTTTCCAAAGCGCAAAGGGCAGATTTGCTCGAAAAAGAGCAGAAGGAAAAGGACATCTTGGTGAAATATCTACCTGCTCAAAAATCCGACGCTGAAATTAGAGAAATAGTACGCGGAATAATTTCGGCAATACCTGAAGGCGAGCGCAATCAAGGCAATGCCATGAAACTAGTCATGCCGCAATTAAAAGGTCTTGCCGACGGCAATTTGGTCAGACAAATAGTAACTGAAGAACTTTCTTAG
- a CDS encoding UPF0158 family protein, translating into MQPEIDMKYLIFAWQDESPDHNYYLDIELGSVQFLQRDLKDLRDLTDELETHSRRFLYLPKPKLSELKADISDFIETMSDTHLKNIATIAFESPDLSGAFKKILASNKDELNRWLEFRDNRVRERIEEWLKANFVQT; encoded by the coding sequence ATGCAACCTGAAATCGACATGAAATATCTCATCTTTGCCTGGCAAGATGAATCACCGGATCACAATTACTACCTGGATATTGAGCTAGGCAGCGTGCAATTCTTGCAACGCGACTTAAAAGACTTGCGGGACCTAACTGATGAGTTGGAAACACATAGCCGACGATTTTTATATCTGCCCAAGCCCAAATTGTCCGAATTAAAAGCCGACATTTCCGATTTTATTGAAACCATGAGCGATACACACTTAAAAAACATCGCTACAATAGCTTTTGAGAGCCCGGATCTTTCAGGAGCCTTTAAGAAGATTCTTGCAAGCAATAAAGACGAACTTAACCGCTGGCTGGAATTTCGAGACAACCGCGTAAGGGAGCGCATTGAAGAGTGGTTAAAAGCAAATTTCGTACAAACGTAA